Within the Candidatus Omnitrophota bacterium genome, the region CCCGATAACGTCAAACTGGTGGTCATGGGAACCATAGATTCCGGAGGCTCGGGCTGCATGTGTCCGGCAAACGCCTTTGTCAAAGCTCTCATCAGGCATGTCATAGTCCGTGAGAAAGATCTGGTAATCCTGGACATGGAAGCAGGCATCGAGCACCTTGGCCGGGCGACTGCTCGCGGCGTCGATGCGATGATAGCCGTAGTGGAGCCAGGCATGAGGTCCATTGAGACAGTCGAACGGATAATGCATCTAGGAAAAGAGATCGGCATCACAAAGTTCTTCGCCGTCATCAATAAGGCAGACGACCCCGGGCCCGTCGCTGAGAAGCTGGACCTGATGGGCATACCGGTCTTGGGCACCATCCCCTTCGACCGATGTCTGGTCCAGGCGGACCTGGCAGGCAAGCCGGCGATAGACGCCAACTGCCCGGCAGTGGAGTCCATCAGGGCCATAAAGGTCAAGCTGGAAGAGCTGTTCGGCGAGGAAAAAACTGAAAAAAAGCAGTGAGCAGCTAGAAGTTCAAGCTGCCCGCTTTTATCCCTTCTTTTACAATAGTACCAATGACCCGGCTTCCCGGCCCCATGATGCGACAGGCCCGGTCGACCTCTTCCTCGGCTACGACTACCACAAACCCCACCCCCATGTTGAATGTGCGGTACATCTCCGCATCATCCACATTGCCCAGCTCCTGCAAGAACCGGAAGATAGGCTGCGGCTCCAGGGGATCGGTGATCTCAAAGCCGAGGCTTGATATCCTGCGCAACTTGAGCAGCCCCGATCCAGTGATATGAGCCAGACCATGCACATCACACTCTCGCACAAGCTCCACGATCTCCGGATAGATTCGCGTAGGCGTGAGCAGCTCTTCACCGATGCTGTTCTTGCTGCCGGGCATCTGGTCAAAGTAGGTGTACTTGGACTCGGCTATGATTCGCCGGGCTAAAGTGTAGCCGTTGCTGTGCAGGCCGGAACTAGGCACACCCACAAGCACATCGCCCTTTTTGATCTTCTCGCCTGTGACGACTTTGTCTTTGTCCACAATTCCTATGGCTGTACCTGCCAGGTCGAAGCCCCGGATGATCTCCGGAAGAGATGCAGTCTCGCCGCCGACGATCGTCATATTGGAGATCTCAGCGCCGCGAGCAAGGCCTATGGCAATCTGGGCTGCCCTCTCCGGGTCAACCTTTTCGACGGCCAGGTAGTCCACGAAGGCTATGGGCTCGGCACCTATGGCATACAGGTCATTGACGTTCATGGCTATGCAGTCGATGCCTACCGTATCCCATTTTGAGATCGCATTGGCTATGAGAACCTTGGATCCCACTCCGTCCGTAGTCATGGCGAGGGCGAAGCCGCCCATATCCA harbors:
- a CDS encoding AAA family ATPase, producing the protein MKIAISGKGGVGKTTLAGTLARLFARDGYNVLAIDADPSMNLGSALGIKDLPKPVTEHRKLVEERAGMPGGMFKMNPKVDDVVSMCGCIGPDNVKLVVMGTIDSGGSGCMCPANAFVKALIRHVIVREKDLVILDMEAGIEHLGRATARGVDAMIAVVEPGMRSIETVERIMHLGKEIGITKFFAVINKADDPGPVAEKLDLMGIPVLGTIPFDRCLVQADLAGKPAIDANCPAVESIRAIKVKLEELFGEEKTEKKQ
- the purM gene encoding phosphoribosylformylglycinamidine cyclo-ligase, with the protein product MRKLTYAEAGVDIHQENRSIDAMKAVLTTKRKGFGAPMTEIGHYAGLLDMGGFALAMTTDGVGSKVLIANAISKWDTVGIDCIAMNVNDLYAIGAEPIAFVDYLAVEKVDPERAAQIAIGLARGAEISNMTIVGGETASLPEIIRGFDLAGTAIGIVDKDKVVTGEKIKKGDVLVGVPSSGLHSNGYTLARRIIAESKYTYFDQMPGSKNSIGEELLTPTRIYPEIVELVRECDVHGLAHITGSGLLKLRRISSLGFEITDPLEPQPIFRFLQELGNVDDAEMYRTFNMGVGFVVVVAEEEVDRACRIMGPGSRVIGTIVKEGIKAGSLNF